The following coding sequences lie in one Lacerta agilis isolate rLacAgi1 chromosome 4, rLacAgi1.pri, whole genome shotgun sequence genomic window:
- the METTL21C gene encoding protein-lysine methyltransferase METTL21C encodes MISTQHQFFPKADQGIMEDEEHLEEGDNGCSLASDPGLPRVFKILQKWVPKASPYFDKEHYCYAGHQITIQESIENFGAVVWPGALALCQYLESNQQEISLRDKKLLELGAGTGLVSIVASILGAFVTATDLPEVLENMEFNISRNTRNLNVHKPEVRKLVWGENLHADFPKSTHRYDFIVATDLVYHHTALEALLVTIGYFCQPGTILLWANKFRFSTDYDFLDRVGNILNITQLAEFPESNVKLFKGTVREN; translated from the exons ATGATTTCTACACAGCACCAGTTCTTCCCTAAAGCAGACCAAGGAATAATGGAGGACGAGGAACACTTGGAGGAAGGAGACAATGGCTGCTCCCTTGCATCTGACCCAG GACTGCCCCGTGTGTTCAAAATATTACAGAAATGGGTTCCCAAGGCCTCTCCCTATTTCGACAAAGAACATTACTGCTACGCTGGCCACCAGATCACCATTCAAGAGTCCATCGAAAACTTCGGAGCCGTAGTATGGCCTGGC gcTCTTGCTCTGTGTCAGTACTTGGAATCAAATCAACAGGAAATCAGTCTCCGAGACAAGAAGTTACTTGAACTGGGAGCTGGGACAGGCCTGGTGTCCATTGTGGCAAGTATACTAG GTGCTTTTGTGACAGCTACTGACTTGCCTGAGGTCCTTGAAAATATGGAGTTCAATATTTCAAGAAACACACGCAACCTGAACGTTCACAAGCCTGAAGTAAGAAAGCTGGTTTGGGGAGAGAATCTCCACGCAGACTTCCCCAAATCAACCCATCGCTATGATTTTATTGTGGCTACTGATCTTGTGTACCACCACACAGCTCTTGAAGCTCTGTTAGTCACCATAGGCTACTTTTGCCAGCCTGGGACAATCTTGTTATGGGCAAACAAATTCAGATTCAGCACAGATTACGATTTTTTGGACAGAGTTGGTAACATTCTCAATATCACGCAGCTAGCAGAATTTCCAGAGTCAAATGTCAAGTTGTTCAAAGGCACAGTAAGGGAAAATTAA